Proteins from a genomic interval of Colletes latitarsis isolate SP2378_abdomen chromosome 3, iyColLati1, whole genome shotgun sequence:
- the LOC143340587 gene encoding uncharacterized protein LOC143340587 isoform X1: MLFCFNKVFNKKNTPSYTGLQGPKAKRNIKMYFPLEIWEHIFLYADPVTLTNLKTVCKNWNVIINKILKEHDHWHKICEREIPQHLWSTLCETLNPKKFYTEFHEKYDATIWMAMYKLWIKCKNVMKWYTQSKYFEPLLKTCPTENITCVDTSGHLLAIGTSEGYIYFYDINKLYKGSIYIADHMEYVHSVQFIRDEKSVVCISCSINDHISFWDVKSKKLIDKTRGELICTSYSYCYIAMHNTIVTEGSIPRTIYEFRTNNIVAIGADNDKVLFYTEEGLFVNLRLNTNNQNDVNLTHIPPPNIEIRRYYIFKPHTVVCIAENGSLGFLVQEKEWKVHNLFPILHGTPTAVLVYAHVLIVGLDSGNVHIYYINNFETINFNTIRSKKLTLDFTAVISLNIIVHVEEFLVVSYEKKIYIVKFT; encoded by the exons ATGTTATTCTGTTTTAACaaagtttttaataaaaaaaacacaCCATCGTACACAGGTTTGCAAGGACCAAAGGCAAAACGTAACATAAAAATGTATTTCCCTCTCGAAATATGGGaacatatatttttgtatgccgatCCAGTGACGCTTACTAATTTGAAAACAGTTTGTAAGAATTGGAATGTGATTATTAATAAGATCTTGAAG GAACATGATCATTGGCACAAAATATGTGAAAGAGAAATACCACAACATTTATGGAGTACATTGTGCGAGACATTGAACCCAAAAAAGTTCTACACTGAATTCCATGAGAAGTACGATGCCACTATATGGATGGCAATGTACAAACTATGgattaaatgtaaaaatgtaatGAAATGGTACACACAAAGCAAGTATTTCGAACCATTATTGAAAACATGTCCTACAGAAAACATCACATGTGTAGATACATCAG gacatttATTAGCTATTGGAACAAGCGAAggatacatttatttttatgatATTAACAAATTATATAAAGGCTCCATATATATAGCTGATCATATGGAATATGTACATAGCGTGCAATTCATTAGAGATG aaaaaagtgtTGTCTGTATATCTTGTTCTATAAATGATCACATAAGTTTCTGGGACGTTAAATCAAAGAAACTAATTGATAAAACACGCGGAGAACTGATTTG taCAAGTTACAGTTATTGTTATATTGCCATGCATAACACCATAGTCACCGAAGGATCGATACCGAGGACAATATACGAATTTAGGACAAATAATATTGTTGCTATTGGTGCAGATAATGATAAG GTACTTTTCTATACGGAAGAGGGACTTTTTGTAAATTTAAGGTTGAATACAAACAACCAAAATGATGTAAATTTGACGCACATTCCACCACCAAATATAGAAATTCGTCGATACTACATATTTAAACCGCACACAGTAGTCTGTATCGCAG AAAATGGAAGCCTAGGCTTTTTAGTGCAAGAGAAAGAATGGAAAGTGCATAATTTATTTCCAATTTTACATGGTACTCCTACTGCAGTATTAGTATATGCCCATGTTCTTATTGTAGGTTTAGATTCAG gaAATGttcatatatattatataaataattttgaaacgatAAATTTCAATACTATAAGGTCCAAAAAATTAACTCTTGATTTCACAGCCGTTATATCACTGAACATAATCGTCCATGTTGAAGAATTTCTAGTAGTTTCTTACGAGAAGAAAATCTACATCGTCAAATTTACATGA
- the LOC143340587 gene encoding uncharacterized protein LOC143340587 isoform X2: protein MYFPLEIWEHIFLYADPVTLTNLKTVCKNWNVIINKILKEHDHWHKICEREIPQHLWSTLCETLNPKKFYTEFHEKYDATIWMAMYKLWIKCKNVMKWYTQSKYFEPLLKTCPTENITCVDTSGHLLAIGTSEGYIYFYDINKLYKGSIYIADHMEYVHSVQFIRDEKSVVCISCSINDHISFWDVKSKKLIDKTRGELICTSYSYCYIAMHNTIVTEGSIPRTIYEFRTNNIVAIGADNDKVLFYTEEGLFVNLRLNTNNQNDVNLTHIPPPNIEIRRYYIFKPHTVVCIAENGSLGFLVQEKEWKVHNLFPILHGTPTAVLVYAHVLIVGLDSGNVHIYYINNFETINFNTIRSKKLTLDFTAVISLNIIVHVEEFLVVSYEKKIYIVKFT, encoded by the exons ATGTATTTCCCTCTCGAAATATGGGaacatatatttttgtatgccgatCCAGTGACGCTTACTAATTTGAAAACAGTTTGTAAGAATTGGAATGTGATTATTAATAAGATCTTGAAG GAACATGATCATTGGCACAAAATATGTGAAAGAGAAATACCACAACATTTATGGAGTACATTGTGCGAGACATTGAACCCAAAAAAGTTCTACACTGAATTCCATGAGAAGTACGATGCCACTATATGGATGGCAATGTACAAACTATGgattaaatgtaaaaatgtaatGAAATGGTACACACAAAGCAAGTATTTCGAACCATTATTGAAAACATGTCCTACAGAAAACATCACATGTGTAGATACATCAG gacatttATTAGCTATTGGAACAAGCGAAggatacatttatttttatgatATTAACAAATTATATAAAGGCTCCATATATATAGCTGATCATATGGAATATGTACATAGCGTGCAATTCATTAGAGATG aaaaaagtgtTGTCTGTATATCTTGTTCTATAAATGATCACATAAGTTTCTGGGACGTTAAATCAAAGAAACTAATTGATAAAACACGCGGAGAACTGATTTG taCAAGTTACAGTTATTGTTATATTGCCATGCATAACACCATAGTCACCGAAGGATCGATACCGAGGACAATATACGAATTTAGGACAAATAATATTGTTGCTATTGGTGCAGATAATGATAAG GTACTTTTCTATACGGAAGAGGGACTTTTTGTAAATTTAAGGTTGAATACAAACAACCAAAATGATGTAAATTTGACGCACATTCCACCACCAAATATAGAAATTCGTCGATACTACATATTTAAACCGCACACAGTAGTCTGTATCGCAG AAAATGGAAGCCTAGGCTTTTTAGTGCAAGAGAAAGAATGGAAAGTGCATAATTTATTTCCAATTTTACATGGTACTCCTACTGCAGTATTAGTATATGCCCATGTTCTTATTGTAGGTTTAGATTCAG gaAATGttcatatatattatataaataattttgaaacgatAAATTTCAATACTATAAGGTCCAAAAAATTAACTCTTGATTTCACAGCCGTTATATCACTGAACATAATCGTCCATGTTGAAGAATTTCTAGTAGTTTCTTACGAGAAGAAAATCTACATCGTCAAATTTACATGA
- the LOC143340589 gene encoding ETS-related transcription factor Elf-5 isoform X2 produces MDPFDSLDRSDLSEVYPSFTNLNDHDDDHSLLDMDEVPRKSEFNRKKCSFGDENNEVIDGTGWSDKPIRNWCQEETINWLMSAASYIGQPYSLIQHSLAVPGNELVTFTRNDFINHDPIYGDRLYGLLHSQPNSNLLPSFETIHPPSNNGSDAESDNSIEVPTKQLLRVSKPKKNSTSQGKLWEFIRDLLRNPETCPSLICWEDYSQAKFRFVKSDEVAKRWGSRKGNTKMTYEKLSRAMR; encoded by the exons ATGGATCCGTTTGATAGTCTCGACAGGTCCGATTTGTCGGAG GTGTATCCATCGTTCACTAATCTCAATGACCACGATGACGATCACTCTTTATTGGACATGGACGAGGTGCCGAGGAAAAGCGAGTTCAACCGAAAAAAATGTAGCTTCG GTGACGAGAACAACGAGGTGATAGATGGTACCGGTTGGTCGGATAAACCTATCAGAAACTGGTGTCAAGAGGAGACAATAAATTGGCTAATGTCTGCGGCGTCTTACATCGGGCAACCGTACAGTTTGATTCAGCACAGTCTCGCGGTGCCAGGAAACGAGCTGGTTACCTTCACGAGAAACGATTTTATCAATCACGATCCCATATACGGAGATCGACTTTATGGCCTACTCCACTCTCAGCCCAACTCGAATCTGC TTCCGTCGTTCGAAACCATTCACCCTCCTTCTAataatggatcag ATGCAGAATCGGACAACAGTATCGAAGTCCCAACCAAACAGCTGCTGAGGGTATCCAAACCGAAGAAAAATT CCACTAGCCAGGGAAAGCTTTGGGAGTTTATTAGGGATTTATTACGCAATCCCGAAACGTGTCCCAGTTTAATTTGCTGGGAAGATTATTCACAAGCAAAATTTCGATTCGTTAAAAGCGACGAAGTCGCAAAACGATGGGGTTCGCGAAAAGGAAACACAAAGATGACCTACGAGAAACTTAGCCGAGCCATGAGGTGA
- the LOC143340587 gene encoding uncharacterized protein LOC143340587 isoform X4: MLFCFNKVFNKKNTPSYTGLQGPKAKRNIKMYFPLEIWEHIFLYADPVTLTNLKTVCKNWNVIINKILKEHDHWHKICEREIPQHLWSTLCETLNPKKFYTEFHEKYDATIWMAMYKLWIKCKNVMKWYTQSKYFEPLLKTCPTENITCVDTSEKSVVCISCSINDHISFWDVKSKKLIDKTRGELICTSYSYCYIAMHNTIVTEGSIPRTIYEFRTNNIVAIGADNDKVLFYTEEGLFVNLRLNTNNQNDVNLTHIPPPNIEIRRYYIFKPHTVVCIAENGSLGFLVQEKEWKVHNLFPILHGTPTAVLVYAHVLIVGLDSGNVHIYYINNFETINFNTIRSKKLTLDFTAVISLNIIVHVEEFLVVSYEKKIYIVKFT; this comes from the exons ATGTTATTCTGTTTTAACaaagtttttaataaaaaaaacacaCCATCGTACACAGGTTTGCAAGGACCAAAGGCAAAACGTAACATAAAAATGTATTTCCCTCTCGAAATATGGGaacatatatttttgtatgccgatCCAGTGACGCTTACTAATTTGAAAACAGTTTGTAAGAATTGGAATGTGATTATTAATAAGATCTTGAAG GAACATGATCATTGGCACAAAATATGTGAAAGAGAAATACCACAACATTTATGGAGTACATTGTGCGAGACATTGAACCCAAAAAAGTTCTACACTGAATTCCATGAGAAGTACGATGCCACTATATGGATGGCAATGTACAAACTATGgattaaatgtaaaaatgtaatGAAATGGTACACACAAAGCAAGTATTTCGAACCATTATTGAAAACATGTCCTACAGAAAACATCACATGTGTAGATACATCAG aaaaaagtgtTGTCTGTATATCTTGTTCTATAAATGATCACATAAGTTTCTGGGACGTTAAATCAAAGAAACTAATTGATAAAACACGCGGAGAACTGATTTG taCAAGTTACAGTTATTGTTATATTGCCATGCATAACACCATAGTCACCGAAGGATCGATACCGAGGACAATATACGAATTTAGGACAAATAATATTGTTGCTATTGGTGCAGATAATGATAAG GTACTTTTCTATACGGAAGAGGGACTTTTTGTAAATTTAAGGTTGAATACAAACAACCAAAATGATGTAAATTTGACGCACATTCCACCACCAAATATAGAAATTCGTCGATACTACATATTTAAACCGCACACAGTAGTCTGTATCGCAG AAAATGGAAGCCTAGGCTTTTTAGTGCAAGAGAAAGAATGGAAAGTGCATAATTTATTTCCAATTTTACATGGTACTCCTACTGCAGTATTAGTATATGCCCATGTTCTTATTGTAGGTTTAGATTCAG gaAATGttcatatatattatataaataattttgaaacgatAAATTTCAATACTATAAGGTCCAAAAAATTAACTCTTGATTTCACAGCCGTTATATCACTGAACATAATCGTCCATGTTGAAGAATTTCTAGTAGTTTCTTACGAGAAGAAAATCTACATCGTCAAATTTACATGA
- the LOC143340587 gene encoding uncharacterized protein LOC143340587 isoform X3: MLFCFNKVFNKKNTPSYTGLQGPKAKRNIKMYFPLEIWEHIFLYADPVTLTNLKTVCKNWNVIINKILKEHDHWHKICEREIPQHLWSTLCETLNPKKFYTEFHEKYDATIWMAMYKLWIKCKNVMKWYTQSKYFEPLLKTCPTENITCVDTSGNKKSVVCISCSINDHISFWDVKSKKLIDKTRGELICTSYSYCYIAMHNTIVTEGSIPRTIYEFRTNNIVAIGADNDKVLFYTEEGLFVNLRLNTNNQNDVNLTHIPPPNIEIRRYYIFKPHTVVCIAENGSLGFLVQEKEWKVHNLFPILHGTPTAVLVYAHVLIVGLDSGNVHIYYINNFETINFNTIRSKKLTLDFTAVISLNIIVHVEEFLVVSYEKKIYIVKFT, translated from the exons ATGTTATTCTGTTTTAACaaagtttttaataaaaaaaacacaCCATCGTACACAGGTTTGCAAGGACCAAAGGCAAAACGTAACATAAAAATGTATTTCCCTCTCGAAATATGGGaacatatatttttgtatgccgatCCAGTGACGCTTACTAATTTGAAAACAGTTTGTAAGAATTGGAATGTGATTATTAATAAGATCTTGAAG GAACATGATCATTGGCACAAAATATGTGAAAGAGAAATACCACAACATTTATGGAGTACATTGTGCGAGACATTGAACCCAAAAAAGTTCTACACTGAATTCCATGAGAAGTACGATGCCACTATATGGATGGCAATGTACAAACTATGgattaaatgtaaaaatgtaatGAAATGGTACACACAAAGCAAGTATTTCGAACCATTATTGAAAACATGTCCTACAGAAAACATCACATGTGTAGATACATCAGGTAACA aaaaaagtgtTGTCTGTATATCTTGTTCTATAAATGATCACATAAGTTTCTGGGACGTTAAATCAAAGAAACTAATTGATAAAACACGCGGAGAACTGATTTG taCAAGTTACAGTTATTGTTATATTGCCATGCATAACACCATAGTCACCGAAGGATCGATACCGAGGACAATATACGAATTTAGGACAAATAATATTGTTGCTATTGGTGCAGATAATGATAAG GTACTTTTCTATACGGAAGAGGGACTTTTTGTAAATTTAAGGTTGAATACAAACAACCAAAATGATGTAAATTTGACGCACATTCCACCACCAAATATAGAAATTCGTCGATACTACATATTTAAACCGCACACAGTAGTCTGTATCGCAG AAAATGGAAGCCTAGGCTTTTTAGTGCAAGAGAAAGAATGGAAAGTGCATAATTTATTTCCAATTTTACATGGTACTCCTACTGCAGTATTAGTATATGCCCATGTTCTTATTGTAGGTTTAGATTCAG gaAATGttcatatatattatataaataattttgaaacgatAAATTTCAATACTATAAGGTCCAAAAAATTAACTCTTGATTTCACAGCCGTTATATCACTGAACATAATCGTCCATGTTGAAGAATTTCTAGTAGTTTCTTACGAGAAGAAAATCTACATCGTCAAATTTACATGA
- the Art3 gene encoding arginine methyltransferase 3 produces the protein MTEKAVSLKTDYECEMDGRSDDDSGDDWDEITEDFESIPCLFCNEVTNNFSMALEHLIASHRFDLKNFVTRHSLDTYSYIKLINFIRHKNVLPDQLNALNIKTWENDEYLRPVIEDDPWLMFDIEDLEEKTTKSVAYTVNLENGCVTLSEAHFVELQKTIQTLRAQLEQRELACFMAKQQIDEMSEKIRKLILDDDADGNNGISSSSNTNCNVDKGYFNAYSHFAIHHEMLTDKVRTESYRDALLTNANRFSNSVVLDVGCGTGILSMFAAKTGCRKVISVDQSDVIYHAIDIVRENNLSDIITLKKGRLEDINLDEENVDAIVSEWMGYFLLYEGMLDTVIYARDHYLAPDGILLPNRCTLNIVGSGDTRRYVELIDYWSNVYGFKMSCMKAEVVREPNIEICVADELITSTVEIQAFDLYKVTTDCVNFASPFELTVKKTGSLTAIVGFFDIFFDLDNPVHFSTGPHSTPTHWKQTVFSLSEPISITEGEVLNGKIICRRHIRDIRGLIITINIKNTSQVYYLE, from the exons ATGACAGAAAAAG CTGTTTCATTGAAAACTGATTACGAATGTGAAATGGATGGAAGGAGCGACGATGACAGTGGAGATGATTGGGATGAAATCACAGAAGATTTTGAATCAATACCATGCCTTTTTTGCAATGAGGTTACAAACAACTTTTCCATGGCACTGGAGCACCTTATTGCATCACATAGATTCGATTTGAAGAATTTTGTAACAAGACATTCTTTAGACACTTATTCCTATATTAAATTGATTAACTTTATTCGGCATAAAAATGTTTTACCCGACCAATTAAATgcattaaatattaaaacatgGGAAAACGACGAGTATTTAAGGCCTGTCATAGAAGATGACCCTTGGCTGATGTTTG ATATCGAAGATTTAGAAGAGAAAACAACAAAATCTGTAGCGTATACTGTAAATTTAGAGAATGGATGTGTCACATTATCCGAAGCACATTTTGTGGAATTGCAAAAAACAATTCAAACTCTGAGAGCACAATTGGAGCAACGTGAATTAGCATGTTTCATGGCAAAACAG CAAATAGATGAAATGTCAGAGAAAATACGAAAGCTGATACTAGACGACGATGCTGATGGAAACAACGGTATTAGTTCTTCCAGTAATACTAATTGCAATGTTGACAAAGGCTATTTTAATGCATACAGTCATTTTGCTATACATCATGAGATGTTGACA GACAAAGTACGAACAGAAAGTTACCGCGACGCATTGCTAACGAATGCAAATAGATTTAGTAACTCTGTGGTGCTAGATGTTGGTTGTGGAACTGGTATCCTATCCATGTTTGCAGCAAAAACTGGGTGTCGCAAAGTTATCAGCGTCGATCAATCAGATGTAATATATCATGCTATTGATATAGTGAG AGAAAACAATTTGAGCGATATTATCACTTTAAAAAAAGGTCGCCTTGAGGACATTAATCTCGATGAAGAGAATGTTGATGCGATTGTATCCGAATGGATGGGCTATTTTCTTTTGTACGAAGGAATGCTCGACACAGTCATATATGCTAGGGATCATTACTTGGCACCCGACGGAATACTTCTTCCCAATAGATGTACACTGAATATTGTTGGAAGCGGAGATACCA GAAGGTACGTCGAACTTATTGACTATTGGTCAAACGTATATGGATTTAAAATGAGCTGTATGAAAGCAGAAGTTGTTCGCGAACCGAATATTGAAATTTGTGTTGCCGACGAATTGATAACAAGTACGGTTGAAATTCAAGCGTTCGATTTGTACAAAGTAACGACAGATTGTGTGAATTTTGCATCGCCATTTGAATTAACGGTAAAGAAGACTGGATCGTTAACAGCAATTGTTGGCTTTTTTGATATCTTCTTCGACTTGGACAATCCAGTTCATTTCAGTACGGGACCCCACTCGACACCAACACATTGGAAGCAAACAGTATTTTCGTTGAGCGAGCCTATTAGCATTACCGAAG GTGAAGTTTTAAATGGTAAGATAATTTGTCGAAGACACATCAGGGATATTCGAGGGCTTATTATTACAAtcaatattaaaaatactagcCAAGTTTATTATCTGGAATAA
- the LOC143340589 gene encoding ETS-related transcription factor Elf-5 isoform X1, whose protein sequence is MDPFDSLDRSDLSEVYPSFTNLNDHDDDHSLLDMDEVPRKSEFNRKKCSFGDENNEVIDGTGWSDKPIRNWCQEETINWLMSAASYIGQPYSLIQHSLAVPGNELVTFTRNDFINHDPIYGDRLYGLLHSQPNSNLLPSFETIHPPSNNGSDAESDNSIEVPTKQLLRVSKPKKNSTSQGKLWEFIRDLLRNPETCPSLICWEDYSQAKFRFVKSDEVAKRWGSRKGNTKMTYEKLSRAMRYYYKSKIFLPVLGRRLVYQFGPNAKGWQTENPNFRY, encoded by the exons ATGGATCCGTTTGATAGTCTCGACAGGTCCGATTTGTCGGAG GTGTATCCATCGTTCACTAATCTCAATGACCACGATGACGATCACTCTTTATTGGACATGGACGAGGTGCCGAGGAAAAGCGAGTTCAACCGAAAAAAATGTAGCTTCG GTGACGAGAACAACGAGGTGATAGATGGTACCGGTTGGTCGGATAAACCTATCAGAAACTGGTGTCAAGAGGAGACAATAAATTGGCTAATGTCTGCGGCGTCTTACATCGGGCAACCGTACAGTTTGATTCAGCACAGTCTCGCGGTGCCAGGAAACGAGCTGGTTACCTTCACGAGAAACGATTTTATCAATCACGATCCCATATACGGAGATCGACTTTATGGCCTACTCCACTCTCAGCCCAACTCGAATCTGC TTCCGTCGTTCGAAACCATTCACCCTCCTTCTAataatggatcag ATGCAGAATCGGACAACAGTATCGAAGTCCCAACCAAACAGCTGCTGAGGGTATCCAAACCGAAGAAAAATT CCACTAGCCAGGGAAAGCTTTGGGAGTTTATTAGGGATTTATTACGCAATCCCGAAACGTGTCCCAGTTTAATTTGCTGGGAAGATTATTCACAAGCAAAATTTCGATTCGTTAAAAGCGACGAAGTCGCAAAACGATGGGGTTCGCGAAAAGGAAACACAAAGATGACCTACGAGAAACTTAGCCGAGCCATGAG ATATTATTACAAAAGCAAAATCTTTCTTCCTGTACTTGGCCGAAGGTTGGTCTATCAATTTGGACCTAATGCAAAGGGCTGGCAGACTGAGAATCCGAATTTTCGATATTAA